A section of the Bryobacteraceae bacterium genome encodes:
- a CDS encoding short-chain dehydrogenase, whose product MGFSGTVTLILGVTSGIGSALAQRIHASGGSVIPAGRNAERLRAVASALGEEGILFDAASWESIDRAVQEAAGRHGRLDGVALCTGSLLLKPAHLTTEGEYRATMSVNLDAAFATVRAAAKAMMNAGGSIVLVSSAAARVGLGNHEAIAAAKAGIIGLMLAAAASYAPRGIRVNCVAPGLTETPLTARITANEASRRASESMHALGRIGRPGEVASAMAWLLDPENAWVTGQVIGVDGGLAGVRPR is encoded by the coding sequence ATGGGATTCTCGGGAACCGTCACGCTGATTCTCGGCGTCACCAGCGGCATCGGAAGTGCGCTGGCCCAACGCATCCATGCTTCGGGTGGCAGCGTCATCCCCGCCGGCAGGAATGCGGAACGATTACGGGCGGTGGCGAGTGCGCTCGGGGAAGAAGGCATCCTCTTTGATGCCGCCTCCTGGGAGAGCATCGACCGGGCCGTGCAGGAAGCTGCCGGGCGGCATGGACGGCTGGACGGCGTGGCGCTTTGCACGGGCTCGCTGTTGCTTAAGCCCGCACATCTGACCACGGAGGGCGAATACCGGGCGACAATGTCGGTCAATCTCGACGCCGCGTTCGCCACGGTGCGGGCGGCCGCAAAGGCAATGATGAACGCCGGCGGCTCGATCGTGCTGGTCTCGAGCGCTGCGGCGCGTGTGGGACTGGGCAATCACGAGGCGATCGCCGCGGCCAAGGCAGGCATCATCGGGCTGATGCTTGCCGCGGCGGCGAGTTATGCGCCGCGCGGCATCCGCGTCAACTGCGTGGCGCCGGGGCTGACGGAGACGCCGCTGACGGCGCGCATCACGGCAAACGAGGCGTCGCGCAGGGCGAGCGAATCCATGCATGCGCTCGGACGCATCGGACGTCCAGGGGAGGTGGCCTCGGCCATGGCCTGGCTGCTTGACCCGGAGAACGCCTGGGTCACCGGGCAGGTGATCGGAGTCGACGGGGGGCTTGCCGGCGTCCGTCCGCGGTGA
- the ytfG gene encoding NAD(P)-dependent oxidoreductase, with product MILVTGGSGKLARRVLELLLQQGAGPLATTTRDPDRLADLASRGVAVRQADFAWDEERLLGVFQGARQMLLVSTNTLEAWGRRFEQHERAIRAAAEAGVGRIVYTSITFPDPASPVPVAPDHWRTENLLREIGVEYTLLRNNIYAESLLFLLPEAVRTGRLRAAAGNGRAAFVTREDCARAAAGALLRGESCRAYEISGPEALGFAELARLAGELSGRQVAYESVDPRTRLADLKASGMDPMLAELQVGYERAIAEGLLDLVTRDVERLSGQPAIATSEFLREQAGQWARIQIERI from the coding sequence ATGATTCTGGTGACCGGAGGCAGCGGGAAGCTGGCGCGGCGCGTGCTCGAGCTGCTTCTCCAACAGGGGGCGGGGCCGCTGGCGACGACCACGCGGGATCCGGACCGTCTTGCCGACCTGGCCTCGCGCGGCGTCGCCGTGCGGCAGGCTGACTTCGCCTGGGACGAGGAGCGGCTGTTGGGCGTTTTCCAGGGAGCGCGCCAGATGCTGCTCGTCAGCACGAACACGCTGGAGGCCTGGGGCCGGCGCTTCGAACAGCACGAGCGCGCCATCCGCGCCGCGGCCGAGGCAGGCGTCGGCCGCATCGTTTACACGTCGATCACGTTCCCCGATCCGGCCTCACCGGTGCCGGTCGCGCCGGACCACTGGCGCACGGAAAATCTGCTGCGCGAAATCGGCGTGGAATACACGCTGCTGCGCAACAACATTTACGCCGAAAGTCTCCTGTTTCTGCTCCCGGAGGCCGTCCGCACCGGCAGGCTGCGCGCTGCCGCCGGAAACGGCCGGGCCGCCTTCGTGACGCGCGAGGACTGCGCCCGCGCCGCTGCCGGGGCGCTGCTGCGCGGCGAATCGTGCCGCGCGTACGAAATCTCGGGCCCTGAGGCGCTCGGCTTTGCTGAGCTGGCCCGCCTGGCCGGCGAGCTCAGCGGCCGGCAAGTCGCCTATGAGTCCGTGGATCCGCGAACGAGGCTGGCCGACCTGAAGGCCAGTGGCATGGATCCGATGCTGGCTGAATTGCAGGTGGGTTACGAGCGGGCTATCGCTGAGGGACTGCTGGACCTGGTGACGCGCGATGTGGAGCGGCTGTCCGGGCAGCCGGCCATTGCCACCAGCGAGTTTCTGAGGGAACAGGCGGGCCAGTGGGCGCGTATTCAAATCGAACGCATTTGA
- a CDS encoding LysR family transcriptional regulator — MEFYLLKVFHTVATEGSFSRAAEKLGRTQPAVSLALQKLEAQLGEKLVDRAGRDLILTDAGRIVLDYCRRFENLESEMLNALAELRDRAAGRLSIGANESTALYLLKHIEAYRRLYPKVKVQVRRCLSSKIPSQLIDGDLEMGVISYDPEDDRLETRVIYIDHLAFVVSPEHRFAGRKSVSISELGMETFVAHNVLSPYREVVLKAFQRARVPLNMDVEMPTVETIRRMVQRNEGVAFLPKMCVEQEIEQGLLCEVEVEELRVERKIRLVYPARRALSHAAQAFLEIVGAAAPEESSRTDGRS, encoded by the coding sequence TTGGAGTTCTATCTGCTCAAAGTGTTCCATACCGTGGCGACGGAGGGAAGCTTCTCGCGGGCCGCGGAGAAACTGGGGCGGACACAGCCGGCCGTATCGCTGGCACTTCAAAAGCTGGAGGCGCAGCTCGGGGAGAAGCTGGTGGACCGGGCTGGCCGCGACCTGATCCTGACCGACGCAGGCCGCATTGTGCTCGACTATTGCCGCCGGTTCGAGAACCTGGAGAGCGAGATGCTTAACGCGCTCGCCGAGCTGCGGGACCGCGCGGCGGGGCGGTTGTCGATCGGGGCGAACGAGTCGACGGCTTTGTATCTGCTCAAGCACATTGAGGCCTACCGGCGGCTGTATCCGAAGGTGAAGGTCCAGGTGCGGCGCTGCCTGTCAAGCAAGATTCCCTCGCAATTGATCGACGGCGACCTCGAGATGGGCGTCATCAGCTACGATCCCGAGGACGATCGGCTGGAGACGAGAGTCATCTACATCGACCATCTGGCGTTTGTGGTCAGCCCGGAGCACCGCTTTGCGGGCCGCAAGAGCGTGTCGATTTCCGAGCTGGGCATGGAGACGTTCGTCGCGCATAATGTGCTATCGCCCTATCGCGAGGTGGTGCTCAAAGCGTTCCAGCGGGCGCGCGTACCGCTGAACATGGACGTGGAGATGCCGACGGTGGAGACCATCCGCCGCATGGTGCAGCGCAACGAGGGCGTGGCGTTCCTGCCGAAAATGTGCGTCGAGCAGGAGATCGAACAGGGCCTGTTGTGCGAGGTCGAGGTGGAGGAGTTGCGGGTGGAGCGCAAGATCCGGCTCGTCTATCCGGCTCGCCGTGCGTTGAGCCACGCGGCGCAGGCGTTTCTGGAAATCGTGGGCGCCGCCGCGCCGGAAGAATCGTCCAGAACCGACGGCAGGAGCTGA
- a CDS encoding hypothetical protein (possible pseudo, frameshifted), with protein sequence MAIGDSGKDGWPDLFVAGVHRSRLHHNNGDGTFSDVTDKAGLPPARHHGSAVGDFNGDGRLDFVSTALNGRAGLWLNDSPGTGHWIAFRLHGSRSPRDAQGARVKVTGRSLTQYNHVAFTVGCASAGAGPLHFGLGKDDAAEAVEMIWPSGQRQELRGLKADRVYDISEPAAAERP encoded by the coding sequence GTGGCCATCGGCGACTCCGGCAAGGACGGCTGGCCGGACCTCTTCGTCGCCGGCGTCCACCGCAGCAGGCTGCATCACAACAACGGCGACGGCACGTTCAGCGATGTAACGGACAAGGCCGGCCTGCCGCCGGCCCGGCACCACGGCTCCGCGGTGGGCGACTTCAATGGCGACGGCCGGCTGGATTTTGTCTCCACCGCACTGAATGGCCGCGCCGGGCTGTGGCTGAACGACAGCCCGGGCACAGGCCACTGGATCGCCTTCCGGCTGCACGGATCGCGCTCGCCCAGGGACGCACAGGGCGCGCGCGTGAAGGTCACGGGCCGCTCGCTGACTCAATACAATCACGTCGCGTTTACCGTGGGCTGTGCGAGCGCCGGCGCGGGGCCGCTGCATTTCGGTCTCGGCAAAGATGACGCGGCCGAAGCGGTCGAAATGATCTGGCCTTCCGGCCAGCGCCAGGAGCTCAGGGGGCTGAAGGCGGACCGCGTTTATGACATCTCCGAACCAGCGGCGGCGGAGCGGCCCTGA
- the phoD gene encoding alkaline phosphatase: MRYWAVLISAVALAQGPYIAEGLRVGEVTDRSAAVRFRLSQQPAPNRGKYQPPAYEGTRPPALSESEDPWLLPGGVPGLAGRARLWVATRPDMKDAKPAEWLQSAAKEDFVLKTAITGLRPGRTYYLGVEIHAKPEKPAASFTTAPEPNRRVPVKITAASCFSWLALDHDDGFSIFPSMEKIAPHFSVFLGDNVYYDTDPPRATTTEAARYHWQRLWALPRPLSFLSKTPAYWMKDDHDTLCDDCWPGKDPEWMKPLTFQEGRRIFLEQTPIEDKTWRTFRWGKSLQVWLLEGRDFRSPNTDPDGPSKTILGTEQKAWLKKSVDESDADWKIIFSPTPWVGPDQPSNNDNHANAAFATEGRELRAWAGAKKNVIVICGDRHWQYHSVDPDTGLHEFSTGPAADRSAMGSPGEDRRYHRFHRVGGGFLSMNVEPSASGSRLVLRHHDTQGAVVYEFTLGG, translated from the coding sequence ATGAGATACTGGGCTGTTCTGATTTCCGCCGTGGCCCTGGCACAGGGGCCGTACATTGCGGAGGGCCTGCGCGTGGGCGAGGTGACGGACCGCTCGGCTGCGGTTCGCTTCCGCCTCTCCCAGCAGCCGGCGCCGAACAGGGGCAAGTACCAGCCGCCGGCCTATGAGGGCACACGACCGCCTGCCCTTTCCGAGTCGGAAGATCCGTGGCTGCTGCCCGGCGGCGTGCCGGGGCTGGCCGGCCGGGCCCGGCTCTGGGTGGCGACGCGCCCGGACATGAAGGACGCCAAACCGGCCGAGTGGCTCCAGTCGGCGGCCAAAGAGGATTTCGTATTAAAGACCGCCATCACCGGCCTGCGCCCCGGGCGCACGTATTATCTGGGCGTGGAAATTCATGCGAAGCCGGAAAAGCCCGCCGCGTCTTTCACCACCGCCCCGGAGCCAAACCGCCGCGTTCCCGTGAAAATCACCGCCGCGAGCTGTTTTTCCTGGCTGGCCCTGGACCATGACGACGGATTTTCCATTTTCCCGTCCATGGAGAAAATCGCGCCGCATTTCTCCGTGTTTCTCGGCGATAACGTCTACTACGACACGGATCCGCCCCGGGCCACCACCACCGAAGCGGCACGCTACCACTGGCAGAGGCTCTGGGCGCTGCCCCGCCCGCTCTCTTTTCTGTCGAAGACGCCTGCCTACTGGATGAAAGACGATCACGACACGCTCTGTGACGACTGCTGGCCCGGCAAAGACCCCGAGTGGATGAAGCCGCTGACCTTCCAGGAAGGCCGGCGGATTTTCCTCGAACAGACGCCGATCGAGGACAAAACCTGGCGGACATTCCGCTGGGGCAAATCGCTTCAGGTCTGGCTTCTGGAGGGGCGGGATTTCCGTTCGCCGAACACGGATCCTGACGGTCCTTCCAAGACCATTCTCGGCACCGAGCAGAAAGCCTGGCTGAAAAAATCCGTGGACGAAAGCGACGCCGACTGGAAGATCATTTTCAGCCCGACTCCCTGGGTGGGGCCGGATCAGCCTTCCAACAACGACAACCACGCCAACGCCGCCTTCGCCACCGAAGGGAGGGAGCTGCGCGCGTGGGCCGGTGCGAAGAAAAACGTGATTGTCATCTGCGGCGACCGCCACTGGCAATATCATTCCGTCGATCCGGACACCGGTCTGCATGAGTTCTCCACCGGGCCGGCGGCGGACAGGAGTGCCATGGGCAGTCCCGGCGAGGACAGGAGGTACCACCGCTTCCATCGTGTCGGGGGCGGCTTCCTGAGCATGAACGTCGAGCCCTCGGCATCGGGCAGCCGGCTCGTGCTGCGCCACCACGACACGCAGGGCGCGGTTGTCTACGAATTCACGCTGGGCGGGTGA
- a CDS encoding NAD-dependent epimerase, whose protein sequence is MVGIIGAGGAVGRAVVDELGRRGRRPITIGRDEQRLARLFSGRAEIRPADIADEDSAARALQGLESAVYCVGLPFTRFAEHPVLMRKALAAARRAGVLRMIVVSSVYSYGRPRAARVSEEHPRVPDTRKGRFRKEQEDAAIAAHEPGRLETLVLHLPDFYGPFASNSLAFMMLESLMAGRPARWLGDPDAPHEFVFIPDAAGVIAELMQRPECFGRRWNLAGPGTISGREFVSLAARELGVPERVLPTGRTLLRVGGLFNPLLRELVELHYLGETPVVLDDSALKAALGHIEKTPYEEGVRRMIGWMRAEAS, encoded by the coding sequence ATGGTCGGGATTATCGGGGCCGGAGGGGCTGTGGGTCGGGCGGTCGTGGATGAGCTGGGACGGCGGGGAAGGCGTCCCATCACCATCGGCCGGGACGAGCAGAGACTGGCACGGCTTTTCTCCGGGCGCGCGGAGATTCGCCCCGCTGACATCGCGGACGAGGATTCCGCGGCGCGCGCGTTGCAGGGCCTGGAGTCAGCAGTTTATTGCGTCGGGCTGCCGTTCACGCGATTTGCGGAACACCCCGTGCTGATGCGAAAGGCGCTGGCAGCGGCGCGCCGGGCCGGCGTGCTCCGGATGATTGTGGTTTCGAGCGTGTACTCTTACGGCCGTCCGCGTGCGGCGCGCGTCAGCGAAGAGCATCCCCGCGTCCCGGATACGCGCAAAGGCCGCTTTCGGAAAGAGCAGGAGGACGCGGCGATTGCGGCCCACGAGCCGGGCCGTCTGGAGACGCTGGTGCTGCACCTGCCGGATTTTTACGGACCCTTCGCCTCCAACAGTCTCGCCTTCATGATGCTGGAATCACTCATGGCCGGACGGCCAGCGCGATGGCTCGGCGATCCGGACGCGCCCCACGAATTCGTCTTCATTCCCGATGCAGCGGGCGTGATCGCCGAGCTGATGCAAAGGCCCGAATGTTTTGGCAGGAGGTGGAACCTGGCCGGACCCGGAACGATCAGCGGCCGCGAGTTCGTCTCGCTGGCGGCGCGCGAACTGGGCGTTCCGGAGCGCGTTCTGCCGACGGGCCGGACGCTGCTCCGCGTCGGCGGGCTCTTCAATCCGCTTCTCAGGGAGCTGGTGGAGCTCCATTACCTGGGAGAAACGCCCGTGGTTCTCGATGACAGCGCCCTGAAGGCGGCGCTGGGCCACATCGAGAAAACGCCCTACGAGGAGGGCGTGCGCCGCATGATCGGGTGGATGCGGGCCGAAGCGTCCTGA
- the leuC gene encoding 3-isopropylmalate dehydratase large subunit: MTQPRTIIQKLWDSHVVCQPPGAPALLYIDLHLVHEVTSPQAFEGLRRRGLKVRRPDKTFGTCDHSTPTTPRDLPIVDPVARAQVEQFEKNCLEFGIPFFGFRSPRQGIVHVIGPEYGLTQPGMTIVCGDSHTATHGAFGALAFGIGTSQVEHVLATQCLLQSPSMSFNVRVDGQLRPGVTAKDIILALIARIGVGGGTGCVFEYTGPAIRALSMEERMTVCNMSIEGGARAGLIAPDDTTFQFLHGRPFAPKGEAWDRAVAYWKTLPTDEGASYDREVTLDASALEPMITYGTNPGMGIPITAPVPDPAEAADPVERETRRKALAYMGLEPGRPLTGHPVNVVFIGSCTNSRMTDLRAAASVLKGRKVSPKVRVLVVPGSQQIKRQAEAEGLDRIFREAGAEWREAGCSMCIAMNGDQLAPGEYAVSTSNRNFEGRQGKGGRTFLASPLTAAASAITGVVTDPRTLLG; the protein is encoded by the coding sequence ATGACCCAGCCACGCACCATCATCCAGAAGCTGTGGGACTCCCACGTCGTCTGCCAGCCCCCGGGCGCGCCCGCGCTGCTCTACATCGACCTGCACCTGGTTCACGAAGTGACCTCGCCGCAGGCGTTCGAAGGGCTGCGCCGCCGCGGGCTGAAGGTCCGCCGCCCGGACAAAACCTTCGGGACCTGCGACCATTCGACGCCCACCACGCCGCGCGACCTGCCCATCGTCGATCCCGTGGCGCGGGCGCAGGTCGAACAGTTCGAAAAGAACTGCCTGGAATTCGGCATTCCGTTTTTTGGTTTCCGCAGCCCGCGGCAGGGCATCGTTCATGTGATCGGGCCCGAATACGGGCTGACGCAGCCGGGCATGACCATCGTCTGCGGCGACTCGCACACCGCCACCCATGGCGCCTTCGGCGCGCTCGCCTTCGGCATCGGCACCAGCCAGGTGGAGCACGTGCTGGCCACACAGTGCCTGTTGCAGTCGCCTTCGATGAGCTTCAACGTGCGCGTGGACGGCCAGCTCCGGCCGGGAGTCACCGCCAAGGACATCATCCTCGCGCTCATTGCCAGAATCGGCGTGGGCGGCGGCACCGGCTGCGTATTCGAGTACACGGGCCCGGCCATCCGCGCGCTCTCGATGGAAGAGCGCATGACGGTGTGCAACATGTCGATCGAAGGCGGCGCGCGCGCCGGCCTGATCGCGCCCGACGACACGACCTTCCAGTTCCTCCACGGCCGTCCCTTCGCCCCGAAGGGCGAGGCCTGGGACCGCGCCGTGGCCTACTGGAAGACGCTGCCCACCGATGAGGGCGCCTCCTACGACCGGGAGGTCACGCTCGATGCCAGCGCGCTCGAACCGATGATCACCTACGGCACCAACCCGGGCATGGGCATCCCGATCACCGCGCCCGTGCCAGATCCCGCCGAAGCCGCCGACCCGGTGGAACGCGAAACACGCCGCAAGGCGCTTGCTTACATGGGGCTGGAGCCGGGCCGGCCGCTCACCGGACATCCGGTGAACGTCGTCTTCATCGGGTCATGCACCAATTCCCGGATGACCGACCTGCGCGCCGCCGCCAGCGTGCTCAAGGGCCGCAAGGTGAGCCCTAAGGTTCGCGTGCTCGTCGTGCCCGGCTCGCAGCAGATCAAGCGGCAGGCCGAGGCCGAAGGGCTCGACCGCATCTTTCGCGAGGCCGGCGCTGAATGGCGCGAGGCGGGCTGTTCGATGTGCATCGCCATGAACGGCGATCAGCTCGCCCCGGGCGAATATGCCGTCTCCACTTCCAACCGCAACTTCGAAGGCCGCCAGGGCAAAGGCGGCCGCACGTTTTTGGCCAGCCCGCTCACGGCCGCTGCCAGCGCCATCACCGGCGTGGTCACCGACCCGCGCACACTGCTCGGATGA
- the leuD gene encoding 3-isopropylmalate dehydratase small subunit encodes MEKFTAFESWVAVLPVDNIDTDQIIPARFLKTVSKEGLGDQLFYDWRYDAEGKPRPDFVLNRPPGNRAQVLLAGDNFGCGSSREHAPWALTQFGFRAVISTSFADIFRGNALKNALLPIVVPPDVHARLLRMLETDPLATVRVDLASQTLTLPDGSPVEFPVDPFAKTCLLEGIDELGFLLKHEAEIAAYEQSHPAPVDTLSVKFND; translated from the coding sequence ATGGAAAAATTCACCGCTTTTGAATCCTGGGTCGCCGTTCTGCCGGTGGACAATATCGACACGGACCAGATCATTCCGGCGCGTTTCCTCAAGACGGTCTCCAAGGAAGGGCTCGGCGACCAGCTCTTTTATGACTGGCGTTATGACGCCGAGGGCAAACCGCGGCCGGACTTTGTGCTGAACCGGCCGCCGGGAAACCGCGCCCAGGTGCTGCTGGCCGGCGACAATTTCGGCTGCGGCAGCTCGCGCGAACACGCCCCGTGGGCCTTGACACAGTTTGGTTTCCGGGCAGTGATTTCCACGTCATTTGCCGACATTTTCCGGGGCAATGCGCTGAAAAACGCGCTGCTGCCGATTGTGGTTCCGCCTGACGTTCACGCGCGGCTGCTCAGGATGCTCGAGACCGACCCGCTGGCCACCGTGCGCGTCGACCTCGCCTCGCAGACGCTCACCCTTCCCGATGGTTCGCCGGTGGAATTCCCGGTGGATCCATTTGCAAAGACATGCCTGCTCGAAGGCATTGACGAGCTCGGATTCCTGCTGAAACATGAGGCCGAAATCGCCGCTTACGAGCAGTCGCATCCAGCGCCTGTGGACACGCTCTCGGTAAAATTCAACGATTGA
- the leuB gene encoding 3-isopropylmalate dehydrogenase, with protein sequence MKLNILVLPGDGIGTEVTREAVRVLRRVAEKYGHELQLAEGLLGGVAIHRTGVPLPEETARLAREADATLLGAVGLPEFDNAPPAQRPERGLLGIRKLLGVFANLRPVRAWEALLDSSPLKNDRVRGTDMIIVRELTGGIYYGTPRGIEGSGPGERAVNTMTYTRAEIERIARMAFELARQRRRRLSSVDKSNVLECSQLWRRVVTETAADYPDVELEHVLVDNCAMQLILNPVRFDVVLTENMFGDILSDEGAVLAGSIGMLPSASIGPKRPSGAWVGLYEPVHGSAPDIAGQNRANPLGAIGSVAAMLEYSFGLREEAAAVQRALEQVLESGHVTADLKPKGTPRSTSEVGQAVCELI encoded by the coding sequence ATGAAGCTGAATATCCTTGTTCTGCCCGGAGACGGCATCGGCACGGAAGTGACGCGCGAGGCCGTGCGCGTGCTGCGGCGCGTCGCCGAAAAATACGGCCATGAGCTGCAACTGGCCGAGGGCCTGCTCGGCGGCGTTGCCATCCACCGGACGGGCGTGCCGCTGCCGGAGGAGACGGCACGGCTAGCCCGCGAGGCCGACGCGACACTGCTGGGCGCGGTCGGCCTGCCGGAGTTCGACAACGCGCCGCCCGCGCAGCGGCCCGAGCGCGGCCTGCTGGGCATCCGCAAGCTCCTTGGCGTCTTTGCCAACCTGCGTCCGGTGCGCGCCTGGGAGGCGCTGCTGGACTCGTCGCCCCTGAAGAACGACCGGGTGCGCGGCACGGACATGATCATCGTGCGCGAGCTCACCGGCGGCATTTATTACGGCACGCCGCGCGGCATCGAGGGGTCAGGCCCCGGGGAGCGCGCCGTGAACACGATGACCTACACGCGCGCCGAAATCGAGCGCATCGCGCGGATGGCCTTCGAGCTGGCGCGGCAGCGCCGCCGCAGGCTCTCGAGCGTCGACAAGTCCAATGTGCTCGAATGCTCGCAGCTCTGGCGCCGCGTGGTGACCGAGACGGCGGCCGATTATCCGGACGTCGAACTCGAACATGTCCTTGTCGACAACTGCGCGATGCAGCTCATCCTGAATCCGGTGCGCTTCGACGTGGTGCTCACCGAGAACATGTTCGGCGACATCCTCTCCGACGAAGGAGCGGTGCTGGCCGGCTCCATCGGCATGCTGCCGTCGGCTTCCATCGGGCCGAAACGTCCCTCGGGCGCGTGGGTCGGCCTGTATGAGCCGGTGCACGGCTCGGCGCCGGACATCGCTGGCCAGAACCGGGCCAATCCGCTGGGCGCGATCGGCAGTGTTGCGGCGATGCTTGAGTATTCATTCGGCCTCAGGGAAGAGGCCGCAGCCGTGCAGCGGGCCCTCGAGCAGGTGCTCGAAAGCGGCCATGTCACCGCGGACCTGAAGCCGAAGGGAACGCCGCGCTCCACCAGCGAGGTCGGCCAGGCCGTCTGCGAACTGATCTGA